In Syntrophorhabdaceae bacterium, the genomic window TAGATCCTGTTATCATTTCTCAGGAAGATCTGAAAAAGTTCATGGACACTGAATACAGGACCATCATGAAACCGGTCAAGGAAGAACAGCCGGAAGTAAACATAGATGAATTCCTCGATTCCATGGACCACATTCAGTCCGATATTCTGAAAGACGCTGAGTTCGAGGACGGCGCGGAAGATGATATGGGGGTTACCGATCTCGCTCGCGAAGCCGAAGGAGCGCCCATTATACGACTGACCAACAATATAATCGCCGTGGCGTTAAAAAAAGGGGCGAGCGATATCCATATTGAGCCGATGGAAAAAGGGCTGCGCGTACGTTACAGAATTGACGGTGTATTGCGCGAAGAGATGGTATTGCCGAAAAAGGTGCAGCTTCCGCTTGTCAGCAGGGTCAAGATCATATCAAGACTGGACATCACGGAGAGAAGGTTGCCGCAGGACGGCAGGATTACCTTGAAGCTCGGTAACAAATCGGTTGATTTCCGCGTAAGTACGGTGCCCACAAAATTCGGCGAAAAAATCGTTACAAGAATCCTGGATAAAAGCAACACCACCCTCGGTCTCGATAAACTGATTACGAACGCACCCACCCTTGATATCGTGCGGGATATGATTAAGAAACCTTACGGTATTATCTATGTTACAGGCCCCACGGGCTCCGGAAAAAGTACTTCCCTTTACAGCGCCCTGGCCGAGATCAACAGCATCGATGTAAACATCTCTACGGTCGAAGATCCTATTGAGTACGATCTGGCGGGGATCAATCAAGTGCAAGTCAACTCTGATATCGGTCTTGATTTTGCCCGTGTCTTGAGGGCCTTTTTGCGCCAGGACCCTGATATTATCCTTGTCGGCGAGACCAGAGATACGGAGACCGCAAAAATTGCCGTGGAGGCGGCTCTCACCGGACATCTTGTTTTTACGACGCTTCATGCCAATGACGCGCCGAGCACGTTCATGCGTCTCTCTGAAATGGGAATCGAGCCTTTTCTGATTTCGACTTCGGTTATCGGGATAGTGGCACAGAGACTTGTCCGAAGGATATGCACGAAGTGCAAAGAAGAGTATACCCCGGATCCGGTTGTTCTTAAATACCTCGGGCTGGACGAGAATAAGCAACTCTTTAAAGGCAAGGGTTGCGAGAACTGCGGCCAGACAGGCTACAAGGGCAGGGTTGGTGTATATGAAGTTTTGATGGTCAACGATGAACTCAGACATCTCATTGCCGAAGGAAGCGACACACAAGTGATTCGTCGGGGAGCGATTCAAAACGGAATGAAGACGTTAAAGGACTACTGTCTCATTCTTCTTCAGGAAGGCCTGACCTCAGTCGATGAAGTTCTCAGAACGGTCGTGGTCCAAACTTGATCAGGACATCGCTCGTTAAATCAAAAACCGCCTCCAATCTGTTGCGATTGTTTCTTGCCCTGTGTATCCTTGCGCTGATCACGGTCATATTCTATGTCTACCACGCAGGAGTGTGGCGAGACATATTGTACTACTATAGATTCTTTATCAACCAGAGACACCTGCGATCATTTATAGCTTCCTTCGGGCCATATGCTGCTCCCGTTTTTATGATTATTCAGGCACTGCAAGTCGTCTTCGCTCCCATCCCGGGTGAAGTGACGGGATTTGTCGGTGGATACGTTTTCGGTAATACCTGGGGAACCATCTATTCGACGATAGGTCTTATGTTAGGCTCGAGTGCCGCCTTCGGCATTGCGCGCGTACTCGGTTTGGCATTCGTCGAGAAAATAGTGAAACGAGAATATATAGAGAAATTCAACTCTTTCGTTACTCACAAGGGTCTATACATATCATTCCTGATGTTTCTTATCCCCGGTTTTCCCAAAGACTCCCTCTGCTATCTGCTCGGCCTGACTCATATGAGGTTTCTCGATTTCTTCCTGATGAATCTCATCGGACGTCTGCCTGGCACGGTGATGCTCACGCTTCAGGGAAGCGCCGTGAAGAATGAGAACTATCTCGCCTTCTTTATCATACTGATCATCAGCCTGCTTTCAGCCCTGGTGCTCTATATTATGCGAGAACATATTCTTCATCGAGCTTCACACTTCCTGCATCGACTGCACAGCGCTTCTTCGAAGCGCCACAAGAACAGCTAACCATTTTTCATAACGGAAGGACCACTCGCCCGTTTAAGAACACCCTTACCGACAGGGACACCAGAATCGGCGAAGAGATGCAAGGTTGTAATGAAAGAATGGATTACGTTACGTTTCTTTTTTTCATCACTCGATTGGATGCTGCCCTGATGAATACAGCATGGAGTCCGAGACAGCGGACCGCCGTGGAAAGTATATAAACAGAGATTCGATTGACGTCTATTTGAATAGCCCCAAAACGTCAAGGCATGACCCCAAGTGAAATAATTTGTCTTTGCTCACAAAAAAGTTTCACTTTTTTTCGGAAAATTGTATGTTTTTTCTTGACAGAATTTTTTATTAGGATACAATTAAAAATAGTACGACATAGTTTTTGCAGTACAAAAAAACTAAGGAGGAAAAGAAATGGCAGCAAAAAAACCAGCAGCAAAGAAAGCAGCAAAACCGG contains:
- a CDS encoding ATPase, T2SS/T4P/T4SS family yields the protein MTAAMDRISSLKNTELFKALENEDLEKLSSKLKERVYPPNTAIVREGASGDAMFIVKNGKVEVRKKEQTLGVDLTIATLGVGACFGEMALLTGKPRSATVMAVMPTEVFVLEKKDFESLLMEHTSMSMALNKIVAERIEEMSTQKSMGVVSLHTLRLDPDVMALIPEQLVLKHKMLPTSYSNNTLTLAMVNPHDLLAMDEAKKFIKGVAIDPVIISQEDLKKFMDTEYRTIMKPVKEEQPEVNIDEFLDSMDHIQSDILKDAEFEDGAEDDMGVTDLAREAEGAPIIRLTNNIIAVALKKGASDIHIEPMEKGLRVRYRIDGVLREEMVLPKKVQLPLVSRVKIISRLDITERRLPQDGRITLKLGNKSVDFRVSTVPTKFGEKIVTRILDKSNTTLGLDKLITNAPTLDIVRDMIKKPYGIIYVTGPTGSGKSTSLYSALAEINSIDVNISTVEDPIEYDLAGINQVQVNSDIGLDFARVLRAFLRQDPDIILVGETRDTETAKIAVEAALTGHLVFTTLHANDAPSTFMRLSEMGIEPFLISTSVIGIVAQRLVRRICTKCKEEYTPDPVVLKYLGLDENKQLFKGKGCENCGQTGYKGRVGVYEVLMVNDELRHLIAEGSDTQVIRRGAIQNGMKTLKDYCLILLQEGLTSVDEVLRTVVVQT
- a CDS encoding TVP38/TMEM64 family protein; this encodes MIRTSLVKSKTASNLLRLFLALCILALITVIFYVYHAGVWRDILYYYRFFINQRHLRSFIASFGPYAAPVFMIIQALQVVFAPIPGEVTGFVGGYVFGNTWGTIYSTIGLMLGSSAAFGIARVLGLAFVEKIVKREYIEKFNSFVTHKGLYISFLMFLIPGFPKDSLCYLLGLTHMRFLDFFLMNLIGRLPGTVMLTLQGSAVKNENYLAFFIILIISLLSALVLYIMREHILHRASHFLHRLHSASSKRHKNS